One window of Sulfurospirillum sp. 1612 genomic DNA carries:
- a CDS encoding CvfB family protein, producing MNKTIELGKINTLEISRFSDPGLYLISEDETEVLLPNAYVTDEMEVGEMLDVFIYTDSEDRLVATTLMPKAQRDEFGYFEVVDVTHFGAFVDWGLPKDLFVPKALQKIPLEVGMKFVFRVCLDEETHRLVGAHKFKKYIRDDIEDLEVNQRVEIIIREKTPLGFKVIVDHKYEAMIFHNEIFEDIWVGQKKIAYIKKIRPDRKMDISLQPIGKENENMATHRVEKILRDHEGHMAYNYKSSSEEIKSAFGLSKKNFKKALSKLAENNIITIEEQGICLNK from the coding sequence ATGAATAAAACAATAGAACTGGGTAAGATTAATACCTTAGAAATCTCACGATTCTCAGATCCAGGGCTTTATCTCATCAGTGAAGATGAGACTGAGGTCCTCCTACCTAATGCTTATGTCACAGATGAGATGGAAGTAGGGGAGATGTTAGATGTCTTTATCTATACCGATTCTGAAGATAGATTGGTCGCGACCACGTTGATGCCAAAGGCGCAACGCGATGAATTTGGATATTTTGAAGTCGTTGATGTGACGCATTTTGGTGCCTTTGTTGATTGGGGATTGCCAAAAGATTTGTTTGTTCCCAAAGCATTGCAAAAGATTCCACTTGAAGTGGGGATGAAGTTTGTATTTCGAGTGTGTTTGGATGAAGAGACCCATCGACTTGTTGGGGCACACAAATTCAAAAAATACATAAGAGACGATATTGAAGACTTAGAAGTCAATCAGCGCGTGGAAATTATTATTAGAGAGAAAACGCCCTTAGGCTTTAAAGTAATCGTAGATCACAAATATGAAGCGATGATTTTTCATAATGAAATTTTTGAAGATATTTGGGTCGGACAGAAAAAGATTGCCTATATCAAAAAAATACGACCCGATCGCAAGATGGATATTTCACTACAGCCCATCGGAAAAGAAAACGAAAATATGGCAACGCACCGAGTAGAGAAGATTTTGAGAGATCATGAGGGACACATGGCTTACAATTACAAAAGTTCATCCGAAGAGATTAAATCAGCTTTTGGATTAAGTAAAAAGAACTTTAAAAAAGCCTTGAGCAAGCTGGCTGAAAATAACATTATTACGATTGAAGAGCAGGGAATTTGCCTGAACAAATAG
- a CDS encoding DJ-1 family glyoxalase III, with protein sequence MSKVLVLLANGFEEIEALSVVDVLRRANIEVVMAAIDKKQVTGAHNVKVQADMHILDVKNSDFDMVVLPGGLPGATNLEKDENVQKLLKDFDHDNKAIGAICAAPIALQRAGVLKKTYTCYPSFENNIRQEGYLSDQDVVNDENVTTSRGPATAMKFGLALVEKLAGPDVALDVKNQLLL encoded by the coding sequence ATGTCAAAAGTTTTAGTTTTATTGGCAAATGGTTTTGAAGAGATAGAAGCATTGAGTGTTGTTGATGTATTGAGACGAGCGAATATCGAAGTGGTCATGGCCGCTATTGATAAGAAACAAGTGACCGGCGCACATAATGTAAAAGTACAGGCTGATATGCATATTTTAGATGTTAAAAATTCTGATTTTGATATGGTTGTATTACCCGGAGGATTGCCCGGTGCAACCAATTTAGAAAAAGATGAGAATGTCCAAAAACTTCTCAAAGATTTTGATCATGATAACAAAGCCATTGGTGCTATTTGTGCGGCGCCAATTGCTTTGCAACGTGCGGGTGTTTTGAAAAAAACTTATACCTGCTATCCATCATTTGAAAACAATATTCGACAAGAGGGCTATCTAAGTGACCAAGACGTCGTCAATGATGAGAATGTGACAACCTCAAGAGGTCCTGCAACCGCTATGAAATTTGGTCTTGCATTGGTAGAAAAACTCGCAGGACCTGATGTGGCGCTTGATGTCAAAAATCAACTACTTCTATGA
- the efp gene encoding elongation factor P produces MATYSMGDLKKGLKIELNGVPYKIIEYQHVKPGKGAAFVRVKIKSYANGKVIEKTFHAGDKCEAPNLEDKTMQYLYDDGEFLQFMDNVTYDQIGLTRDQVGDAANWIIDGMNVEMLFHNGQPIGVDAPAVVELKIVETPPNFKGDSQGGKKPATLESGAVVQIPFHILEGETIKVDTVRGEYLERVK; encoded by the coding sequence ATGGCAACATATTCAATGGGTGATTTAAAAAAAGGTTTAAAAATAGAACTAAATGGAGTTCCTTATAAGATTATAGAGTACCAACACGTCAAACCGGGTAAAGGGGCCGCTTTTGTTAGAGTCAAGATTAAGTCTTATGCCAATGGCAAAGTAATCGAAAAAACATTTCATGCAGGCGATAAATGCGAGGCTCCAAATCTAGAAGATAAAACCATGCAGTATCTTTATGATGATGGTGAGTTCTTGCAATTTATGGATAATGTGACGTATGATCAAATCGGCTTAACAAGAGATCAAGTCGGTGATGCTGCTAATTGGATTATTGATGGTATGAATGTGGAGATGCTATTTCATAATGGTCAACCAATCGGTGTCGATGCGCCAGCCGTTGTTGAGCTCAAAATCGTAGAAACACCACCAAACTTCAAAGGCGATTCTCAAGGCGGTAAAAAACCTGCGACGCTAGAGAGTGGTGCTGTGGTACAGATTCCTTTTCATATCTTAGAAGGTGAGACTATCAAAGTAGATACTGTCCGTGGTGAATATTTAGAACGCGTTAAATAA
- a CDS encoding efflux RND transporter permease subunit translates to MRIIETIIYSIINSRSKKLLVLLVTLLAFIGSIMMFPTKVVLAKMLPGKSANTYSIYVDTPTGSSITQTKSVTQCINNILKKEKEIVNIETYLGTGSPLDYAGLVKGSSFKMTENTAEIVVNLTNKNDRDEKSFMMVHRLRPVIDKSCSNLVKGTTIKMIEQPAGPPTLASIVVELYGNDSAQLRVLANQVADILKHTKDLVDVDVMQDTIYKKYELRVDKEKVIRSGLSIKQLNEILYLSFEGMSIAVKNSENSPEQIPLYVVLSKKTKELNQLSKKALEDKLSSLKLMNKQGMMIPVNELVTPVEVNSNPTIMSKNLRKMVNVIAETDLVSQVYPLLEARSKMKEFFSKNYDVTSTHLFNLQLKDKKSGEVFDLNWDGEMKVTMDTFRDLGGAFIAALILIFLLMVIYYKSFALSGIILLGSFLSIIGVIVGHWIMDLFTTDTFFLTATSLIGFIALMGISSRNSLLLIDFAIGLIEKGMPKRKAIASATATRAKPIFLTAAAIILASTLLAKDPIFGGLGVALIFGTIVAVIVSLVVVPVLMDNTKAIKDNNPS, encoded by the coding sequence ATGAGAATCATTGAGACGATTATTTATTCCATTATTAATTCCAGATCCAAGAAGCTTCTTGTCTTATTGGTGACATTGTTAGCCTTTATTGGTTCTATCATGATGTTTCCTACAAAAGTGGTATTAGCGAAGATGCTCCCGGGTAAAAGTGCTAATACGTATTCTATTTATGTAGATACACCGACGGGTAGTTCTATTACCCAAACAAAAAGCGTGACCCAATGCATTAATAATATTCTAAAAAAAGAGAAAGAAATCGTCAATATAGAGACCTATCTGGGTACGGGTTCTCCACTTGATTATGCCGGACTGGTCAAAGGTTCATCGTTTAAAATGACGGAAAATACTGCAGAAATTGTTGTCAATTTGACGAACAAAAATGACAGAGATGAAAAATCTTTTATGATGGTACATCGTTTGCGTCCGGTGATAGATAAAAGTTGTAGCAATCTTGTCAAGGGAACCACCATCAAGATGATAGAGCAACCTGCGGGTCCTCCAACCTTAGCATCGATTGTGGTAGAGCTGTATGGCAACGATAGTGCACAACTCAGAGTGCTCGCCAATCAAGTGGCTGATATCTTAAAACATACCAAAGATCTTGTAGATGTTGATGTGATGCAAGATACGATATACAAAAAATATGAATTACGCGTGGATAAAGAAAAAGTCATTCGCTCAGGTTTGAGTATCAAACAACTCAATGAAATCTTGTATCTCTCTTTTGAGGGTATGAGTATTGCAGTGAAAAATAGTGAAAATTCACCAGAGCAAATTCCATTGTACGTCGTGCTGAGCAAGAAAACCAAAGAACTCAATCAATTGTCTAAAAAAGCTTTAGAAGACAAATTATCCTCACTCAAACTGATGAATAAGCAAGGGATGATGATTCCTGTCAATGAGTTGGTAACGCCGGTGGAAGTGAATTCAAATCCAACGATTATGTCCAAAAACCTTCGCAAGATGGTGAATGTTATCGCAGAGACAGATTTGGTCTCTCAAGTCTATCCACTGCTTGAGGCTCGAAGTAAAATGAAAGAATTTTTTAGCAAAAACTACGATGTTACCAGTACACATCTTTTTAATTTACAATTGAAAGATAAAAAAAGCGGTGAAGTGTTTGACCTCAATTGGGATGGCGAAATGAAAGTCACTATGGACACATTTAGAGACCTTGGTGGAGCTTTTATCGCGGCGCTGATTTTAATCTTTTTGTTGATGGTGATTTATTATAAGAGTTTTGCGCTGAGTGGGATTATCCTTTTGGGAAGTTTCTTATCGATTATCGGGGTGATTGTGGGACATTGGATTATGGATCTTTTTACGACCGATACCTTCTTCTTGACCGCGACTTCTCTGATAGGATTTATTGCTCTGATGGGAATTAGTTCGAGAAACTCATTATTGTTGATTGATTTTGCGATTGGTTTGATTGAAAAAGGTATGCCAAAACGTAAAGCCATAGCATCGGCAACAGCAACACGAGCAAAACCAATCTTCTTAACGGCTGCTGCGATTATCTTAGCCAGTACACTACTAGCAAAAGATCCGATTTTTGGTGGTTTGGGTGTTGCATTGATATTTGGTACGATTGTTGCGGTAATCGTATCGCTTGTCGTAGTGCCCGTACTGATGGACAACACCAAAGCGATTAAAGACAACAATCCGTCTTAA
- a CDS encoding efflux RND transporter permease subunit, producing the protein MENNNYKVTDIAGKLAKAFLHNPLTPLLGVFLLLVGYLALEITPREEDPQIEISGGAVMVVLPGATPKQIDNIIVKPLERKIKEIKGVEYIYGIAAPNVGIVNVMYYIGENRESSNLKLYDKVMQNMDQLPKDTMQPIVKPFDIDIDIPIVTVAFYAKDGANVSNVQLYKKVKAIQNELNEIKDVAKTTLIGEKKQQFNIQVDLNKLSGFHLSMGQIVQALKSLAVDVPDIKDRTKDGKLAIFGVKNAIESIKDVQNLIIAQYMGSPIYLKDVAHVENGYNIQNFKSAEILYKKDGKFVKSKNQITLTLSKLKGTNAVVIADSIIDKLHEMKSELAKEGISYKITRNYGERANEAVNELVFHLLISIVIIAMLLVFVLGWKESVIVTFTVPAILAVTIFVAYMTGQTINRITLFAFLLSLGLLVDAAIIVIENIHRHLHSHDSVDKDMDEILIEATDEIGAPTNVATLAIILTMVPMAFVGQMMGQFMKPIPQNVPVALFASLIIAYIFTPYLSKKLLKKPPQHHHKRHFQKDKIEAEELNHENH; encoded by the coding sequence ATGGAAAATAATAATTATAAGGTTACGGATATTGCAGGAAAGCTAGCCAAAGCATTTTTGCACAATCCACTGACGCCGTTGCTGGGAGTATTTCTCCTTCTTGTTGGGTATTTGGCTTTGGAAATCACCCCAAGAGAAGAGGATCCTCAAATTGAAATAAGCGGGGGCGCTGTCATGGTAGTACTACCCGGTGCCACTCCAAAACAGATTGATAATATCATCGTCAAGCCGTTGGAGCGAAAAATCAAAGAAATCAAAGGGGTAGAGTATATTTATGGGATTGCAGCACCCAATGTTGGGATTGTCAATGTCATGTATTATATCGGAGAAAATAGGGAATCTTCCAATCTAAAGCTTTATGATAAAGTGATGCAAAACATGGATCAACTTCCAAAAGATACCATGCAGCCGATTGTGAAGCCTTTTGATATCGATATTGATATTCCAATTGTCACCGTTGCCTTTTATGCAAAAGACGGTGCTAATGTGTCCAATGTCCAATTGTATAAGAAAGTCAAAGCCATTCAAAATGAATTAAACGAAATCAAAGATGTGGCAAAAACGACATTGATTGGCGAAAAAAAGCAACAATTTAACATCCAAGTAGATTTAAATAAATTATCAGGATTTCATCTCTCTATGGGACAGATTGTCCAAGCTTTAAAATCACTCGCGGTGGATGTGCCTGATATCAAAGACCGTACCAAAGATGGTAAGCTTGCGATATTTGGTGTCAAAAATGCGATTGAGAGCATCAAAGATGTACAAAATCTCATCATTGCACAATACATGGGCTCACCTATCTATCTCAAAGATGTGGCACACGTAGAAAATGGATATAACATTCAAAATTTCAAAAGTGCAGAAATCTTATATAAAAAAGATGGCAAATTTGTAAAAAGTAAAAATCAAATCACTTTGACCTTATCAAAACTAAAAGGGACCAATGCTGTGGTGATTGCTGATAGTATTATTGACAAGCTCCATGAGATGAAAAGTGAATTAGCAAAAGAGGGAATCTCTTATAAAATTACGAGAAATTATGGAGAGCGTGCCAATGAAGCGGTGAATGAATTGGTTTTCCATCTTTTGATTTCGATTGTGATTATTGCCATGCTTTTGGTTTTTGTATTGGGTTGGAAAGAGTCGGTGATTGTGACGTTTACCGTACCGGCTATTTTGGCCGTGACGATATTTGTGGCTTATATGACAGGACAAACGATTAATAGAATTACACTGTTTGCCTTTTTGTTGAGTTTGGGACTTTTGGTCGATGCGGCGATTATCGTGATAGAAAATATCCATCGCCATCTTCACTCTCATGATAGTGTAGACAAAGATATGGATGAAATACTCATTGAGGCAACCGATGAGATTGGTGCCCCGACCAACGTGGCAACATTGGCGATTATTTTGACTATGGTACCGATGGCATTTGTGGGACAGATGATGGGACAATTTATGAAACCAATCCCTCAAAATGTACCGGTGGCGCTGTTTGCTTCTTTGATTATTGCCTATATTTTCACTCCTTACTTATCCAAGAAGTTACTAAAAAAACCGCCACAACATCACCATAAACGGCATTTTCAAAAAGATAAAATAGAAGCTGAGGAGTTAAACCATGAGAATCATTGA
- a CDS encoding efflux RND transporter periplasmic adaptor subunit yields MKKLIIYMGILLAWSWPLAAADLSLSGSVISDNQKMITSRYMGFVTDVFVSEGKNVKKGDLLYKIDTREIDSAKAQVELVISQAKLASQMYENQYENVRLNLERNRRLLKKDMVSKFDVENLELAQKNLSNMVKISKEQIKQAQAKLQEVLNQYKYLDIKAPNDGVVVGKNIKVGEMAMPGMPAIILSDLTDLKISTEISENNLKDVKIGDSVDIEVPSVGLKGVGKISSIIPSSNPLTHTFKLKVTFNKKGKAVFPGMYAVVNLK; encoded by the coding sequence ATGAAAAAATTAATAATATATATGGGGATATTATTAGCATGGTCATGGCCGTTGGCTGCAGCAGATTTGAGTTTGAGTGGGAGTGTCATCTCTGATAACCAAAAAATGATTACGAGCAGATATATGGGGTTTGTGACTGATGTATTTGTTTCTGAGGGCAAAAACGTCAAAAAAGGCGATCTATTATACAAAATAGATACGCGTGAAATTGACAGTGCGAAAGCACAAGTGGAACTTGTGATCTCTCAAGCAAAACTTGCTTCTCAAATGTATGAGAATCAATATGAAAATGTACGATTGAATTTGGAGCGAAACCGACGCTTGTTGAAAAAAGATATGGTGTCAAAATTTGATGTAGAAAACCTAGAATTAGCACAAAAGAATTTGAGCAATATGGTAAAAATTTCAAAAGAACAAATCAAACAAGCCCAAGCGAAGTTACAAGAAGTTTTAAACCAATATAAATATTTGGATATCAAAGCCCCAAATGACGGCGTGGTTGTGGGTAAAAATATCAAAGTGGGCGAGATGGCTATGCCAGGGATGCCCGCAATTATCCTCTCTGATTTGACGGATCTTAAAATCTCTACTGAAATTTCTGAAAACAACTTGAAAGATGTCAAAATTGGAGACAGTGTGGATATTGAAGTCCCTTCTGTCGGATTAAAGGGCGTGGGTAAAATCTCTTCTATCATACCCAGTTCGAATCCGCTCACACATACCTTTAAATTAAAAGTGACATTTAATAAAAAAGGGAAAGCTGTATTTCCTGGTATGTATGCTGTCGTAAATCTCAAATAG
- a CDS encoding TolC family protein: MRILLLFIFSFLPVFAQNITYQNLALSDAIEMVKKDNLEINIARFDEKIKSFEHQIATGYNYGKLDLIQYAMRSNDAGNVFGYKLASREATFADFGFSEFLTPMGTAIYNASQGNPPSDMSSILSIQPNDLNYPDARSFFQTKLKYELPIYTGGKLEQYGKITDALTKMSGLDTQKITNEKIYQVKKSYFDIYLLNTYIKNLNIVKANMERLENMASNMIEEGYAKKVDLLEVQAKKANVLRMLHQAKANKALTYQFLSFLLNADVKSVQGNYQDIAPRHIDAKEIVRSNLDIQKALLGLKITDMNIRLQQASNLPEIGAFAEYSSADDKFLNDFSKHDAYTFGVQFKWNLFNGGIDKNSIEKARVQNLKTKTQVELAKKGIMLQVDKIKTEIENFDFSIDSLNKELELSRVIYQNYLGRYQEKLVSINDVIIKQSLEIEKVLKLKEVENKKIYKVLELEKIANGVGI, translated from the coding sequence ATGAGGATATTGCTACTTTTTATCTTTTCGTTTCTTCCTGTTTTCGCTCAAAATATAACGTATCAAAATTTAGCTTTGAGTGATGCAATCGAAATGGTAAAAAAGGATAATTTAGAGATTAACATCGCAAGATTTGACGAAAAAATCAAAAGTTTTGAACATCAAATCGCTACGGGCTATAATTACGGAAAATTAGACTTAATACAATATGCTATGCGCTCTAATGATGCCGGAAATGTATTTGGGTATAAATTAGCTTCACGAGAAGCAACTTTTGCAGATTTTGGTTTCAGCGAGTTTTTAACACCTATGGGAACAGCTATTTATAATGCTTCACAAGGAAATCCTCCTTCTGATATGAGTAGTATATTGAGTATTCAACCTAATGACTTAAACTATCCCGATGCTCGAAGTTTTTTTCAAACCAAACTCAAATATGAACTGCCTATTTATACCGGTGGGAAGTTAGAACAATATGGAAAAATCACTGATGCACTCACCAAGATGTCAGGTTTAGATACTCAAAAAATTACGAATGAAAAAATCTATCAAGTCAAAAAAAGTTATTTTGACATTTACTTGCTCAACACCTATATCAAGAATCTAAATATCGTCAAAGCCAATATGGAACGATTAGAAAATATGGCGAGTAATATGATAGAAGAGGGGTATGCTAAAAAAGTGGATTTATTGGAAGTACAGGCGAAAAAAGCCAATGTATTACGAATGCTACATCAAGCCAAAGCCAATAAAGCGCTGACCTATCAATTTTTATCTTTTCTACTCAATGCTGATGTCAAATCTGTCCAAGGAAATTATCAAGATATTGCGCCGCGTCACATTGATGCGAAAGAGATTGTCCGCTCCAACTTAGATATTCAAAAAGCACTATTGGGTTTAAAAATTACAGATATGAATATTCGATTGCAACAAGCATCAAATCTTCCTGAAATCGGAGCCTTTGCGGAGTATTCGAGTGCGGATGATAAGTTTTTGAATGATTTTAGCAAGCATGATGCTTATACCTTTGGGGTACAATTTAAATGGAATCTTTTTAATGGTGGTATTGATAAAAACAGTATTGAAAAAGCACGTGTTCAAAACCTCAAAACAAAAACTCAGGTAGAGTTAGCAAAAAAAGGCATTATGTTACAGGTGGATAAAATCAAGACAGAAATAGAAAATTTTGACTTCTCGATTGATAGTTTAAACAAAGAGTTAGAACTTTCACGAGTGATATACCAAAATTATCTCGGACGTTATCAAGAAAAATTGGTATCGATTAATGATGTGATTATCAAACAATCTTTAGAGATAGAAAAAGTATTAAAGCTCAAAGAGGTTGAGAACAAGAAGATTTATAAAGTATTAGAATTAGAGAAAATTGCAAATGGAGTAGGAATATGA
- a CDS encoding NAD(P)/FAD-dependent oxidoreductase, with amino-acid sequence MARIVILGGGVSGHTSATFLKKWLGKDHEVVVVTPNAKWNWIPSNIWVGVGGMKKQEVVFELAPVYEKAGIDYRQAKAVSIHPEGSQEQSKQFVTIEYTGQGKEGNSEQVTYDYLINATGPKLNFAATEGLGPDNGYSASVCTADHADHASKKLDEVIAQMKSGEHKKFLIGTGHGTCTCQGAAFEYTFNVDHKLREEGVRDKATITYISNEYELGDFGVGGLHIKVGGYVTSAKVFAESLYTERGVRWIKRAHVNKVEEKKVHYELLDGSKHEESYDFAMLLPPFQGAGMKAYDAHGEDITSKIFNPAGFMFVDGDYSKGTAPFEEWDADDWPSYCQNQTYKNMFAVGIAFAPPHIISKPMKSPNGTPINPTPPRTGMPSGMMGKAVALSIKDMILNKAEKPTHTAKMSEMGAACIASAGKGIFSGSAVTMTMYPIIPDFKKYPDYGRDLNGTFGEIGLAGHWVKYLLHVGFLWKAKLKPFWRIIPE; translated from the coding sequence ATGGCTAGAATTGTAATTTTAGGTGGAGGTGTTTCAGGACATACTTCAGCTACGTTTTTGAAAAAATGGTTGGGCAAAGACCATGAAGTGGTCGTGGTAACACCCAACGCTAAATGGAATTGGATTCCATCAAATATCTGGGTTGGCGTCGGAGGAATGAAAAAACAAGAGGTTGTTTTTGAATTAGCCCCTGTTTATGAGAAAGCGGGTATCGATTACAGACAAGCAAAAGCCGTTTCTATTCATCCAGAAGGATCTCAAGAACAGAGCAAACAATTTGTAACCATTGAATATACTGGCCAAGGCAAAGAGGGCAATAGCGAGCAAGTTACGTATGATTACCTAATCAATGCGACAGGACCAAAACTAAATTTTGCTGCGACAGAAGGACTCGGACCTGATAATGGATACTCTGCTTCTGTTTGTACCGCAGATCACGCTGATCATGCTAGTAAAAAACTTGACGAAGTGATAGCACAAATGAAAAGTGGTGAGCATAAAAAGTTTTTGATTGGAACAGGTCATGGTACATGTACGTGCCAAGGTGCTGCTTTTGAATATACTTTTAACGTGGACCACAAACTTCGAGAAGAAGGGGTGCGCGATAAAGCTACCATCACGTATATATCAAATGAATATGAATTAGGTGATTTTGGTGTGGGTGGATTACATATCAAAGTGGGTGGCTATGTCACTAGTGCTAAAGTTTTTGCTGAATCACTTTATACTGAAAGAGGTGTGCGTTGGATTAAAAGAGCGCATGTCAATAAAGTGGAAGAAAAGAAAGTCCATTATGAATTGCTTGATGGTTCCAAACATGAGGAATCTTATGACTTTGCCATGTTGCTTCCTCCATTTCAAGGTGCCGGTATGAAAGCTTATGATGCCCATGGTGAAGATATTACCTCAAAAATATTTAACCCAGCAGGTTTTATGTTTGTAGATGGAGATTATTCCAAAGGGACAGCACCGTTTGAAGAGTGGGATGCTGATGATTGGCCTTCTTATTGTCAAAACCAAACGTACAAAAATATGTTTGCTGTGGGAATTGCTTTTGCACCACCACACATTATCTCAAAACCAATGAAAAGTCCAAATGGAACACCTATCAATCCAACACCTCCAAGAACCGGTATGCCAAGTGGTATGATGGGAAAAGCCGTTGCGCTTAGTATCAAAGATATGATACTCAATAAAGCAGAAAAACCAACCCATACCGCCAAGATGAGTGAAATGGGTGCGGCATGTATTGCCAGTGCGGGCAAGGGTATATTTAGCGGATCAGCGGTGACGATGACGATGTATCCTATCATTCCTGATTTCAAAAAATATCCAGATTACGGTAGAGACCTGAATGGAACTTTTGGTGAAATTGGTCTAGCTGGACATTGGGTAAAATATCTGCTTCATGTCGGTTTCTTGTGGAAGGCAAAATTGAAACCTTTCTGGAGAATTATCCCAGAATAA